In Eucalyptus grandis isolate ANBG69807.140 chromosome 4, ASM1654582v1, whole genome shotgun sequence, the following proteins share a genomic window:
- the LOC104440730 gene encoding ABC transporter C family member 12 has product MGFELLDWYCRPVASGIWARTTDSAFGAYTPCAVDSLVISISHLLLLGLCCYRIWLIKRTLKVQRYRLRSKCYNYMLGLLSFYGAAEPLLRLVMGFSVFNLDGQTILPPYEMVSLTIESLAWCSMLVMIGLEMHAYIREFKWYVRFGLIYVLVGQVVMFKLILSMRDHYQHHRSALYLYISTVFCQVVFGILLFVYFPSLDPYPGYTTFHSEPLDSVEYEALPGEEQVCPERHVNIFSRTYFGWVTPLMQQGYKRPISEKDVWKLDTWDQTETLSKRFQKCWAKESHRPKPWLLRALNSSLGGRFWLGGFFKIGSDLSAFAGPTLLNYLLQSMQRGDPAWIGYICAFLILVSVSFGVLCEAQYAQNSFRTGFRLRSTLVVAIFRKSLRLTHEGRKNFQSGKITNMMTTDANTLERICQQLHNLWSAPFRIVIAMVLLYQQLGIASLLGSLMLVLMIPFQTIIISKMQKLTKEGLQWTDKRVSLMNEILAAMDTVKCYAWEKSFQCKVQEVRSDELSWFRRAQLLSAFNGFVLNSIPVIVTVVSFGTFTFLGGDLTPARAFTSLSLFAVLRIPLDLLPSLMSQVVTANISLQRLEELFLTEERVLVPNPAIEPGEPAISIKDGHFSWDSKAEKPTLSSINLEIPVGSLVAIVGGTGQGKTSLISAMLGELSPVSDACVTIRGTIAYVPQVSWIFNATVRDNILFGSEFEAQRYWKAVSVTQLEHDLDLLPGHDLTEIGERGVNISGGQKQRVSMARAVYSNSDVYIFDDPLSALDAHVGRQVFNSCIKEELRGKTRILVTNQLHFLPQVDRIILVHEGMVKEEGTFEELSRSKVLFQTLMENAGKMEEQIEDDEEGEKKNVEEKTSKPAADTIVNELPKNQDRGKKGEGGKLVLIKQEERETGIVSWKVLMRYKGALGGLWVVAVLFICYTLTEVLRISSSTWLSFWTHQSTSENYRPGFYTLIYTLLSFGQVTVTLTNAYWLIISSLSAAKTLHDSMLRSILRAPMLFFHTNPVGRIINRFAKDLGDIDNNVPRFVNLFVGRLYHLLSTFVLIGIVSTISLWAILPLLVLFYAAYLYYQTVSREVKRLDSITRSPVYAQFGEALNGLSTICAYKAHDRLATINAKAMDNNIRFTLVYVCSNIWLQIRLETLGGIMIWLTATFAVMQTRDAENRAAFASTMGLLLSYTLNIANLLSGVLRQASNAENSLNAVERVSEYIELPSEAPVIIESNRPPPGWPSSGLIKFEDVVLRYRPELPPILHGLSFSTAPCEKLGIVGRTGAGKSSMINALFRIVELENGRILIDRCNTSKIGLEDLRKVLSIIPQSPVLFSGAVRFNLDPFNEHEDADLWEALERAHLKDVIRRNFYGLDAEVSEGGENFSVGQRQLLCLARALLRRSKILVLDEATAAVDLRTDALVQKTIREEFTYCTMLIIAHRLNTIIDSDRVLVLDAGQVAEHDTPENLLSNEASAFSKMVQSTGSANAQYLSGLVLQRKENRLRMEMNHSDSKR; this is encoded by the exons ATGGTTTCGTTAACCATAGAGTCTCTTGCTTGGTGCTCCATGCTAGTTATGATTGGCCTAGAAATGCACGCTTACATCCGGGAGTTTAAGTGGTACGTGCGGTTTGGACTCATTTATGTTCTGGTGGGGCAAGTTGTGATGTTCAAGCTCATCCTCTCAATGAGAGACCACTATCAGCATCATAG GTCTGCACTGTATCTGTACATCAGCACGGTCTTTTGCCAG gTTGTATTTGggattcttctttttgtctattttcCAAGTCTGGACCCTTATCCAGGGTATACTACATTCCATTCCGAGCCTCTTGATAGTGTTGAATATGAGGCCCTTCCAGGAGAGGAGCAAGTTTGTCCTGAAAGGCATGTCAACATATTTTCCA ggACATACTTTGGGTGGGTGACTCCACTTATGCAGCAAGGCTACAAAAGACCAATTTCTGAAAAGGATGTTTGGAAGTTAGACACTTGGGATCAGACTGAGACACTGAGTAAAAG ATTCCAGAAATGCTGGGCCAAAGAGTCTCACAGGCCCAAACCCTGGCTTTTAAGAGCTTTGAACAGCAGCCTTGGGGGAAG GTTTTGGTTGGGAGGCTTCTTTAAG ATAGGGAGCGATCTTTCTGCATTTGCAGGGCCCACATTGCTGAACTACCTCCTTCAA TCAATGCAAAGAGGGGACCCTGCATGGATTGGTTACATCTGTGCCTTTCTGATTCTTGTCAGTGTG TCATTCGGTGTGCTTTGCGAAGCCCAGTACGCTCAAAATTCATTTCGGACGGGATTTAGGCTGAGGTCAACTTTG GTGGTGGCCATTTTCCGCAAATCGTTAAGACTTACTCATGAGGGTCGCAAGAATTTCCAATCTGGAAAGATAACAAACATGATGACTACAGATGCTAACACACTTGAG CGAATATGCCAACAACTTCACAACTTATGGTCAGCTCCATTTCGTATTGTCATCGCCATGGTTCTTCTGTACCAGCAATTGGGCATTGCTTCGCTGCTTGGATCTCTCATGCTTGTCCTCATGATCCCCTTCCAA ACGATCATAATCAGCAAAATGCAAAAACTGACCAAGGAGGGGCTGCAGTGGACTGACAAGAGAGTCAGCCTTATGAATGAAATTTTGGCGGCAATGGACACTGTGAA ATGTTATGCTTGGGAAAAGAGCTTTCAATGTAAAGTTCAAGAAGTACGAAGTGATGAGCTATCATGGTTCCGTAGGGCACAACTACTATCTGCA TTCAATGGCTTTGTACTGAACAGCATCCCTGTCATTGTAACCGTTGTCTCATTTGGGACATTCACTTTTCTTGGTGGGGATTTGACACCAGCAAGGGCGTTTACATCACTCTCTCTTTTCGCGGTGCTACGAATTCCTTTGGACTTGCTCCCTAGCTTGATGTCTCAG GTTGTTACTGCGAATATTTCCCTGCAACGTTTGGAGGAACTATTTTTAACGGAAGAGAGAGTATTAGTTCCAAATCCAGCGATTGAGCCAGGAGAGCCAGCTATTTCAATCAAGGATGGGCACTTTTCATGGGACTCAAAG GCAGAAAAACCCACCCTGTCGAGCATCAATCTGGAAATACCAGTGGGTAGCTTAGTGGCTATTGTTGGTGGTACTGGACAAGGAAAGACATCTCTAATATCAGCAATGCTTGGGGAACTATCTCCTGTCTCTGATGCATGCGTTACTATACGGGGAACCATTGCTTATGTTCCTCAAGTGTCATGGATTTTCAATGCCACT GTGCGAGACAACATATTATTTGGGTCTGAATTTGAAGCACAAAGATATTGGAAGGCAGTCAGCGTTACTCAATTGGAGCATGATCTTGATTTGCTTCCA GGTCACGATCTTACAGAGATTGGGGAAAGAGGGGTGAATATAAGTGGAGGCCAAAAGCAGAGGGTTTCCATGGCCAGGGCTGTTTACTCAAATTCAGATGTTTACATATTTGATGATCCTTTAAGTGCTCTAGATGCTCATGTTGGTCGACAG GTGTTCAATAGCTGTATCAAGGAAGAGCTGCGAGGGAAGACCCGGATTCTTGTCACGAATCAGCTacattttcttcctcaagtGGATCGAATCATTTTGGTTCATGAAGGAATGGTCAAAGAGGAGGGGACTTTTGAGGAGCTGTCTAGAAGCAAGGTACTGTTCCAGACACTTATGGAGAATGCAGGAAAAATGGAGGAACAAATAGAAGATGATGAGGAGGGGGAGAAGAAAAATGTGGAGGAGAAAACATCCAAACCAGCAGCTGACACCATTGTTAATGAATTGCCTAAAAATCAAGACCGTGGGAAGAAAGGTGAAGGAGGGAAGTTGGTACTTATTAAGCAAGAGGAACGGGAAACAGGCATTGTGAGTTGGAAAGTCCTGATGAG GTACAAAGGGGCCCTGGGAGGCCTGTGGGTGGTGGCAGTACTCTTTATTTGCTATACTTTAACTGAAGTTCTTCGAATTTCAAGTAGCACATGGTTGAGTTTCTGGACACATCAAAGCACATCGGAGAACTACAGACCAGGATTCTACACATTGATCTACACACTCCTGTCCTTTGGTCAG GTGACTGTGACGCTGACTAACGCTTATTGGTTGATTATTTCGAGTCTTTCTGCAGCAAAAACATTGCATGATTCTATGCTTCGGTCTATATTAAGGGCTCCAATGCTTTTCTTTCACACCAACCCAGTGGGAagaataatcaacaggtttgCCAAGGATCTAGGTGACATAGATAACAATGTTCCCAGATTTGTAAATTTGTTTGTGGGCCGACTCTATCATCTACTTTCGACTTTTGTGCTCATAGGAATTGTAAGCACAATCTCTCTTTGGGCCATATTGCCGCTCTTGGTCTTGTTTTATGCAGCCTATCTATATTACCAG ACTGTATCTCGTGAAGTGAAACGCTTGGATTCAATCACCAGATCTCCGGTTTATGCACAATTCGGAGAAGCATTGAATGGCTTGTCAACAATTTGTGCATATAAAGCACATGATAGGTTGGCCACCATTAATGCCAAAGCCATGGACAATAACATCAGATTCACCCTTGTCTATGTCTGTTCCAACATTTGGCTCCAGATAAGGTTGGAGACACTAGGAGGCATAATGATCTGGTTGACAGCAACATTTGCAGTCATGCAGACTAGAGATGCAGAAAACAGAGCAGCCTTTGCTTCAACAATGGGTCTCCTGCTCAGCTACACTTTGAATATAGCAAACCTTTTGAGCGGTGTACTGAGACAAGCAAGCAATGCTGAGAATAGTCTAAATGCTGTGGAGCGTGTGAGTGAGTACATCGAATTGCCTTCCGAAGCTCCGGTTATAATAGAGAGCAACCGGCCCCCTCCTGGCTGGCCTTCATCAGgattaattaaatttgaagaTGTGGTCCTTCGTTACAGACCTGAACTTCCTCCCATCTTGCATGGATTGTCCTTTTCAACAGCACCCTGTGAGAAACTGGGAATAGTCGGAAGAACCGGTGCTGGAAAATCTAGCATGATAAATGCTTTGTTCCGAATTGTCGAGCTGGAAAACGGAAGAATCTTGATTGATCGGTGCAACACCTCTAAAATAGGACTGGAAGATTTGCGTAAAGTCCTTAGCATCATACCACAATCACCGGTTCTTTTCTCAG GAGCTGTGAGATTCAATCTCGACCctttcaatgaacatgaagatgCTGACCTCTGGGAGGCTTTGGAGAGAGCACATTTGAAGGATGTTATCAGGAGGAACTTTTATGGCCTGGATGCTGAG GTTTCCGAGGGTGGAGAGAACTTCAGCGTCGGACAGAGGCAACTGCTGTGTCTTGCTCGAGCATTACTAAGAAGGTCAAAGATTCTTGTTCTCGATGAAGCAACTGCGGCCGTCGATCTCAGAACTGATGCTCTCGTCCAGAAAACCATCCGGGAAGAATTTACCTACTGCACCATGCTCATCATCGCCCACAGACTTAACACCATCATCGACTCTGACCGAGTTCTTGTGCTCGATGCCGGCCAA GTAGCAGAACACGACACTCCAGAGAATCTGCTGTCAAATGAAGCAAGCGCCTTCTCTAAGATGGTTCAAAGCACCGGTTCTGCCAATGCGCAGTATCTGAGCGGCCTGGTCCtccaaaggaaagagaacaggTTACGGATGGAAATGAATCATTCAGACAGCAAGAGATGA
- the LOC104440729 gene encoding flavonoid 3'-monooxygenase CYP75B137: MSNRDCGGAWPWLWPAKEVNDAIPRATTTLLVIGIATLSFFCLFRRRKNETAPLPPGPQGMPFLGYLPFLGTELHWKFAELARTYGPIYKLWLGSKLYVVVNAPLLAKEIVQDQDMMFANRDPNIATTIGSYGGRDITFSSQGPYWRNLRKLFVRQMMSNASLDACYGLRRQEVRKALSDLYKKSGVPVDIGESALLILINVIMAMLWGGTLKREKSEAVGVEFRKVVAKLMVLASSPNISDFFPALAWLDLQGVERDMKRVHKWFDDFIQSAIDCATKGRTNELFRQKDGESESNEQKKDFLQIFLDMEMDLEDNQSLMDKNEALKAILMDIVVGGTDTTSTMVEWVMAELLQNSDVMNKVVQELTGVVGEDKMVEENHLPKLKYLNAVIKEAFRLHPVLPLLVPRTPHASCVVGGYTIPKGSNIFLNMGYIQRDPKIWDKPLEFRPERFLEDPGKYDLSGNNFTYMPFGSGRRVCAGLALAERMLPYVLASLLHSFEWELPQGVELDLLDKFGLVVKKMEPLVAIPRPRLSAPELYMSS; this comes from the exons ATGTCGAATAGAGACTGTGGAGGCGCCTGGCCATGGTTGTGGCCTGCTAAAGAAGTGAATGATGCAATTCCTAGAGCTACCACAACACTACTTGTCATAGGAATTGCAACTCTTAGTTTTTTCTGCTTGTtcaggagaagaaaaaatgagacaGCTCCATTGCCGCCGGGGCCCCAAGGCATGCCGTTCCTTGGGTACCTCCCATTCCTAGGGACCGAGCTCCACTGGAAATTCGCTGAATTGGCCAGGACCTACGGTCCCATCTACAAACTCTGGCTTGGAAGCAAGTTATATGTTGTGGTTAACGCCCCGTTGCTGGCCAAAGAAATCGTGCAGGACCAGGACATGATGTTCGCCAATCGGGACCCGAACATCGCCACTACCATTGGGTCATACGGAGGAAGGGACATTACCTTCTCAAGCCAGGGGCCTTATTGGAGGAATCTCCGCAAGCTTTTTGTACGGCAGATGATGAGCAACGCAAGCCTTGACGCCTGTTATGGTTTGAGAAGGCAAGAGGTCAGGAAAGCTCTGAGTGATCTGTACAAAAAATCTGGGGTGCCGGTAGATATCGGCGAATCAGCACTTCTGATCTTGATTAACGTGATCATGGCGATGCTATGGGGAGGGACGCTTAAGCGAGAGAAAAGTGAAGCCGTGGGTGTGGAGTTTCGAAAGGTAGTGGCTAAACTCATGGTGCTTGCAAGTAGTCCGAATATTTCGGACTTTTTCCCAGCACTCGCTTGGCTTGACCTGCAAGGAGTTGAAAGGGACATGAAAAGGGTGCATAAGtggtttgatgattttattcaGTCTGCTATCGACTGTGCCACTAAAGGAAGAACAAATGAACTGTTCAGGCAGAAGGACGGAGAATCTGAAAGCAATGAACAGAAAAAGGACTTCTTGCAGATTTTCCTGGACATGGAGATGGATCTTGAAGATAACCAGTCACTAATGGACAAAAACGAAGCCCTCAAAGCCATTCTTATG GACATTGTGGTTGGCGGAACCGATACGACTTCGACAATGGTCGAGTGGGTGATGGCAGAGTTGCTGCAGAACTCAGATGTAATGAACAAAGTAGTCCAAGAATTGACAGGAGTTGTGGGGGAGGACAAGATGGTGGAAGAGAACCACTTGCCCAAATTAAAGTACCTCAATGCTGTCATCAAGGAGGCATTTCGCTTGCACCCGGTGCTGCCTTTATTGGTGCCTCGGACCCCACATGCTTCCTGTGTCGTCGGGGGTTACACAATTCCCAAGGGCAGTAACATATTCTTGAATATGGGCTATATCCAGAGAGACCCCAAGATTTGGGACAAACCATTGGAGTTCAGACCTGAGAGGTTCTTGGAAGATCCCGGCAAGTATGATCTCTCTGGCAACAACTTCACGTATATGCCCTTCGGTTCTGGTCGAAGGGTGTGTGCAGGGCTTGCACTGGCAGAGAGGATGCTACCATATGTTTTGGCCTCTCTTTTGCATTCATTCGAGTGGGAACTACCGCAAGGGGTGGAGCTGGATTTATTGGACAAGTTCGGGCTTGTGGTCAAGAAAATGGAGCCCCTGGTCGCCATTCCCAGGCCAAGATTGTCTGCTCCAGAGCTCTACATGTCGAGTTAG